The Canis aureus isolate CA01 chromosome X, VMU_Caureus_v.1.0, whole genome shotgun sequence region cctggatcaagtcccacgtcgggctccctgcatggagcctgcttctccctctgcctgtgtctctgcctctctctgtgtgtctatgaataaataaataaaatcttaaaaaaaaaaaaccctgattgaTGTTATGGCCATACAGGAGCCTGCACAGAAGTATATCCTGGCGACTAAGCTGCCAGACTGAGAGCCTATCATATCTTTCTTAAGCCTTTTAGATCCTCCTATCAGTGTTTCTTCCCTTCTAGCTTGCAACTAAAGAACTTTGTGAAGTAAGCAGGGCTATTCAGCCTTTCAActcctttctctcactctttgCCTCCATCCATCCTGTTCTTCCTCCCCATCACCACACACATCCAAACCTCTGTTTTCTGCCTAGATAAAATCACAGTGGAAATCATGTTTCTGTTTGATTTGGTTAAATTCCTTTATCATGTTTGAATACTTTAAGAGGAAATCAGTAAGGAAAATGACTCTAACCAAGAACCTAGATTGGGGAAAAGTATTGGGATCACAGATCTCGCCTCAATCAAACCATATAAGCCTAGTAGACCTTAGGCCAGGGCAGCTCCCAAAGAAAGAAGGGATTCCTACAGCAGCTTAGTTTCTGAGTCAGACAAGGGAGtggaaatatttgtctttaattgCAGTTACCATTAGAGATTTGCTCTGGGAGACCATTTGTGGCCAGATGTGCCTTAAAATCACTTAGCCAGGCTTTCATCAAGCAATTGCAGCTTCTCTTTGGATATTGGTTCCTTCTCTCCACCTCAAAGTTTCTCTTGGTGTTCTTTTTCTatacaaacaaatggaacaaTTTACACGAGGACTCGATGAAGAAAGGAAGTTTGCTCTGACAAAGTAGTCTTCCGTGAAACCAGAGCATAGAgactacaaaaggaaaaatgctcAGAAACGAAACAACTTTTAGTTTCATCCTTCTGTGGTTAAACCccaagagtcaaaaaaaaaaaaatagagggaagaagaagaaaaaagttttaaactaaTAGGCTGTCAGTTGTCAAGTTTTCCACCCACATGGCTGCCCAGTATTCCTGTGGGAAAATCAGTGGTACTGTCTAGAGAGAGGAAACCAtacacttcttttttatttcaatttattgttGTCAACAATTCCTCAATACAATAATAATGTTTTCTACATGAAGATTCCCAGCAAATAGATGCCTAAGGAAAGTTACTTTAGGATAATGATTTCGGAGGGGGTGTGAAATCATAAGTCTAGCATGGACAAAACCACGAAGGCATTTGGAAGTAGTAATTCTCATTGACAATAAAGTAAAGCCAAGTGCATTGCAACAGATGGTATGCAAATCAAATCTTGGTATGATACAGTATGGGGGATGATTTTAATTAATCCACTGGAAGTTTATTGAACTGTTAGAATTCCATTTTAGTGAGTATATATTATAATATCCAGTTCTGTGtgataaagctattttttttcatgtCCCAGCTGACAACCCAAACCATCCTAGTACTATTCAATACTGCTTGGAAACTGTGGATACAATGGATTCCACTGAATGAGAAATACTGTATGACAAAAGATTCATAATTCCTTGTCTGTGTAATAGTCAACGCATTTAACAGGATAATgtattatgtataaaatatagcACCAGTAATTGAATTCCTGTGAAATGTTAACTATTCTAACCCAAATTTGACATATGTTTCAAAATGTTTGGGATATCatccattgatttttaaaaagatggtacTTCCTGGTAAGCAGCAGCTCAGAGTAGAAAGAGCACTGGACCTGGAGTCAGATGCAATGCAGGTTGTTTTCTCTAAACACTCTAATATCCTTTCCAGATCTAATGTTCTATTATCTTTTACTACTGAATCTTGAGAGTTTGATTACTTGAAGTAATCTTGAAATGGTTTTAAAGTTATCATCTTCaggtattttgttctttctttttcaagattagtTTTGAAAATTGAATTTGATAAGGACAGGGGTTGGGAGGAGACAGttttgttgtttgtatttttcacaTATCTGCTGTCGAATATTTTATCACTTGTTAATAGAGGTCAGCTCCCTTCTACTCTGTTGACAAGAGTTGGAAAGTGGGAAGGAGATTCCAAAGAGCAGCCACAGTGCTTTCTGCcacaaatgaagagaaaaacactATCTGAGAGACTAGATTGGTGTGGTGTGTTTAAATAACTGGCTCAAATTCCCCGAGATCAAATAGCTTAGAATTTCTTAAGAGAGTTCACTTAAGCAAATGTTGCTTTTGTTCTCAGATTTCCTTCTCCCCAACTCCACTTATGTTTACATCTCCACATGGGTGTCTGACCAATAGGAATCACAAGCTTTAAATTGATCACATCTTGCTCTCCAATCTTGCTTCTCTCTTGTATTCCCAGTCTTGATCAACAATATCACCATCACACCTGTTCTAGCCAAGTTCAAAACCTTGGATCCATTCTTgactccttcttctccctcattGCCCACTCCCCAGTCTTGCCCTCTTCAACCCATTTTTCACACTGTGGCTGCCAAAGTGCTCTTTCTAAAGTGTAAATATGATCACAGAGCTTCCCTGCTTAAAATACCTTGATGACACCTTTTCACCTACTGGATTAAATTCAAAGTCCTCTTTCAGTACCTGTACACCTTTCTAGCTCAATCCCCTGCCACTCCTGGCCATTCCTTTGAGCTCCTTACACTCTAGTTACATGAACTGCTCCCAGTTACCCAAACACACCATGGTATTTCGTATTTGTGACTTTGCATGTGAAATTTCCTCTGCTACTTTCTCAGCTCAAGTTACGTTTCCTCATGTTCCCATGGCATTACCACATACTAGTTTTATAACTTGTCATACTAGTTCATAGTTActtctttgcttgtttgtcttCACTACCAGACTGCCAGTTCCCTGTTTTGGGAGAAGATAAACATTGTAGAGGAGATTCAGACTCTGGATGCTTCTAGGTGGCATTTAAGCTTACTTTGGACCCTGAGACACTATGCAATGCTCTAATGCTCACTTTTTCTCCTTGTCCCAGCCCTCCCCCTGGTGGAGGTGTTAAGAAGCAGTGGAATGGTCGCATGGCCAAAGATAAGACAAAGCAGCCTGGCTGATCCACAACCTGGATCTCTATAGTGCTAAATTACTATCTGCCTCCTATCGTTTTCTAGGCAAATGAAACGCTGGCAGTGGGCCTTGGGTTTTGGGTGGCCTGGCAGGAGCTTTCTGTCTTACGATGGATCAGTAGGAAGAGACTGAGATTTCAATCCCCAGAGCTGTAGCTGGGGACCAACATGCCCATCCCTGATGATCTCAATGAACATTATACTGCTGTCAAGCAAATAGCCCAAGAATAATTAACAGGTGAAGATCTTCCTTGCTTTCTCCTTTGCCTGAAGTTGAAAGAAACCTGTGTGCAGGAATGTTTGCTTTTGGATGACCACACCTCAGAGCAAGGAATCAAATGCCAATCACATCCACATGGTAGGTATTCTCCCCAATTGCTGTGGACCCCACCTCCCAGAAAAGTCATAGGAAAGGTCTTCATTTCTATTCCAGAACAATATCCAGTTAGCACTGCTTTCTGGCCCAGTTGAAGATAACCTAGTCTTCAAATCAGTATTATTTAGTTGCCCATTTGAGGCAGCCAGTTCCTCAAGCACCCTTAGATATAGAGTTCTCTAGGTATGGTAGCCCTGAGTGTATTCCAAGTTGATATGATTGGTGGTTCCCAGGGAAGGAACTTGCCAGGCaggttgagaaaagaaaaaaaaacttatcggCCTGATTGGGAGGACTCTCAcctctaaaaacaacaaaattttacaAAACACGATGAGTTTAAAATTATCATAGCAATTCTCCTTCATGGCTCTTGTGAATTTTATCAGATACTATGTTTACACTATGGTGAGACTTCTAGCAGCAAGAACGGGTTTTAGTTTTAAGTCGCGGGGAAAGGAAATTAACATCATCTATTTGTCATCAGGAGAGACTACCTTTGAAAAATCAATCCCACAGTATCATTTTATACATATGTCAAAGGCAAGGAAAGATGATCTGCTGTCTTAGGTGTCCATCTGGCTGTGTCCTGATCGAAGAAAAAGAATCCAGGTACTACCAGGGGTAcatgaaataaacagaaacagaacaaGCAGGAGGCCCCCGCACAGTTCTTAGGTTTCTATGTTCAGAGTAAAGATCACCCTCCCCACAAAACGATCATTGATGACATCATTTATGATGCCTTTGCCCTTCAGCTGGCACTGTACAGGCACTGCTTGGTTCTTCACCACGTCTGTAAAGTGCATTGCCACCAGCGGGGAGGTGTAGTTAACCTGTAGGTGGAAGAACAATGAATCCTaagtgggaagaggggagggggtggagtgGGTAACAGGATAGAAGCGATCAGATATTCAGTGCAAGATGGGATAATCCTCACACAGGGAACTGAGTGAGTCCTATGAGGCCAAGTCGCAAATGGCTAAAGCCACtgacatgctctctctctgctctgggaCAGTGGGGAAATGGCATGTTTCTCCTGTAAGTCACTGTCAGATGTCTGATTGTCCTCTGGGGAAAACCAGTTCTAAGTCTATGTGATATGATTTTCTGGATATCAAACCACGAATGAAACCAGAACTAGTATCTTTCAAATGTTTCTGCTAAAGATGAAGCCTCACTCTATGACCCACCACCACTACCCCAAGGCTTCACCTGGGAGAAACAGGCAGGTGTGATTATTTGGGTGTAATGGAGTGCAATGACAGTGATTTGTCTGCTCCTGGCTCTGCCGCTAATTAGCTATGTgttttgggcaagtcactttctcTGAAGCCTAAAATCTCCGTCTGTAAACTGAAGGAGTGAGGCCAGACCATATCTGGGATTCCTTCAGATATGGAAAGGAGCGTTTAAACTAGGAATTGGTAGAGGTAGCACCTGGTCTTGGCCAGCTGCTATTCATCCTGCTGTCTAATGCTGCTCCCTAATTCTCAGAGATTCCAGACagcccttcctctgtctctgagCCCTTTCTGACAGCAAAGACTGAAAAGGATACAGGCTTACGTGAGTCAGTTTGCCATAGTAAGGGTAGTAGCGAAGGTCAAAAGAAGCCGACTCTGGGTAGTAATTGATGGATCGGATGTCATTTTCATCGCCTCTCTGTAAGTAAAAGCAGGTGTATGTGGGATGCTGGGTCCCTCCGTGGGTTGAAGCCTGAGCTCAAGGGGCCTGTGCCCCAGGTGAACTCACCATGTGACCCACAACCAACTGTCCCAGGAAGACCCATGAAAGCAGAATGGGGCATAGCTTACCCCACACCTATATCCCCAGAGCATTTCCAGAGGGAGACTGTGCCTTGGTTTTCAGTTCCAAGAATATTGAATGGAAGGCCTAGACTGAGGAGGCCAAACATGCTCAATATAGTTCTGTACTGCTCCTAGGGGACCTAGACAGAAGGGCTCCAGAGGGCTTGCAGTAGCTGGTGCTGCTCTAGCAAGAGGGCCTACCATGCCAGCCCCTCTCCAAGAAAATCATCCTGGGGCTGGCACCCAGTCTTGGACTTTGAGGCAGGTATAAGTTAGAACATGTTTagtaggggtacctgagtggctcagttgattaagtgcctgcctttggcttagatggtgatcccggggtcctgggatggagcctcacattgggctccctgcccattgggaagtctgcttccccctctccttctgcccctccacaaCCCTTGCTTGTGCACACACGCAatccttttctcaaataaatatataaaatcttaagaaaaagaacatgtttAATAAATTCCATGCCACAACAACCTTCACATTGTGGGCTCAGTTCTGTTGGAAGTCAGACAGACCGATGCACAGGAATCTGATGTATAGGGACACATCCCATAAGTTTGGCCCACCAAAACTCATGTCTCTGACCACGTTCTCTATAGTGCTTAATTACTATAGAGGCAATCAGGGGGATGAGCAAGAGGGAACCAGGGCtggaaagatgaaataaataagtctagCTTCATCATATCATGTCAGGTAGGGGACGGACCTTTCTGCCTATGAATTAGGCTTGCCTTATATGGCAGAGGTCTGGGGGCTGATAAGGGACAGACAGTGCATCACTACTAGCAAATCACTCACTGGGGTCATGTGATTACTTCTTTCAACACAGTGTAATCGTTCCTAGTATAATTGGAGCTCTCCTTAATTTATTCTAGTGATTACCTTATCCTGCTTTATTTCCACAAGTGGGTGTTGATTTTGACCAGTTGATTATTATAGAATGTATAAAgactcttaatatttcttgttttcGTTTTAAAGGACAGTTCTCAGCAAGGTTCTATGTCAGCTGAAAAATGGCTTCTACTAGAGAACTATAAGCAGGACTCAAGCTAATTAATATACTAGTTTAAGATTGTGTTGGTCTTTATGATTTACTTACATATTCTTCTAGAAAGCGATGCAGTTCACGTTTGTGAATAATCCGTGGAATCAGTTCCACTAATTTGTAGTCACACCtcacatgtgtgtatatttacacATACTCATGTACATGTGAACAGAATGAATGTCCTTCGATCTTGTTCACAGGGCAAACCATATCCTGACCTTTCAACATTCATCTTCAGCGTCAGCACCTCCCATGTGGAACTAACCTTTCCCTCCTCAGTGTCCCCACTGCACTTTTCATAGCAGCTGTAATATTTGCCCTGATTTCAGAGACAGAGTCGTATTTATCTTGGCACCCCCAACACCTAGCAAAGTACCTGGTATATCATAAGTGatcaataaatgcttgctgaatgaatgTTGCCTCTTGCTGCTTTCTGATCTAGCACCATCAAGACTGGAGTTTTGAGCTGTATTTCTAGAACTAAGAATGGGATTACCTGGCTTCACACATTAGTGAGACAACTGTCCAGGGCTGGGGGTACAGTGGATGTTATGAAACAGGAGGGAGCTACCACTTCCAGTTTGAGAAGCAAACCCAAGATCTAGGGCTTCTTCCTACAAAGGAGCTAATTGGTGCAGATGAGATAGGAGTTAATGGCCCCTCGAAGGGCAGTTGATTAGCATATTAATGGAGTTCTGTTTATACTTCCCTTGTAGTCATTTGTTATTGCAACACGCAGTGCCACTGGTCATTGCTGCAAAAAgtgaaattctgttttaaaagcaGGGACTAATGGCTCTAATGAAATCTGTTTGTTTagttcaaagaaaaaagtaattagaGCTAAAAGCAAAAGTGTAAACAGAATCCCAATTAATGACGTGGCACATTATCATTCCCTGCTGTGGCCCCTAACAGGTTCATTGTTTGGCTTTCACAGGTATAAACTGgcgcgcgcacgcgcacacacactacacacacacacacacacacacacacacacacgaattgAATGCTTTCTGGCAAGAAGAAGGCCTGAAGGTACTAAAGGGACTTGTAGTTATGAAAAAATGAACCCTTTCCCTAACCCATAGCCAGTCAGTCATCCATAGTGAAGCCCTTGGAAGGGATGAACCACCTTTTTGCATAAAACCAATGTGCTAGCCATACTCACTCAAAAAGGCACCTTACCTGAACTTTGCAGGACACTTTCACAGGATCCCCAAGCTCAGGACGAAAGCCTACAATCTAGCAAAGGAAAACCAGCATTGTTGTTACTGTCGTCACATCATAAAACAAAACGGATTGGACAGTGAAAATGGGACTTTTCTAAATCCCCCTGAAGCCACCACTTCCTTAGGCATAAACGTAATCTATTTTGCCCTCATAGGAATAtcacaaaaagcaaaatatgcaaaatatcttCAGAGTTGCGCAGCTCAGCTTACTCATTACACTGTTACCTGATGTTCATACAGAGAACCCTGAAGATGTAAAGAACTTTCTGGTTTGAAGAGGTATGTACTTGGGAAGGCTCTACCACACCTCAGGCAtggcaagagaggaagaaaatgtatttcttataagaATTGCCCCTCCCTACTGCCACCATGTCAGTCCCTTGTTGCAAACAGCTCAGGACCTCATTGCTGACAGAGGGCATCAAGGGCTGGTTTGGGATGGGGGAGAAGAGTGGACATAGGAAGTACTCAGGGAGAAAAAGGTATTATTGTTTGATAGGTTTGTCCCATTGTTTGTATTACCGATGCTGTCAGTAAAAGTGACCACACTTGCAGTGTGTGGAGACAGAGCCCAAGAGAAATGGAGTGGCCAGAGCCCTCCTACCCAGCTCATCCACCTATTATCACCGGAGTATCAAAGGCCAGTATACCCGGTTCATCTTTAGAAGGATGCAGGGCTGTCCCGTAGAGTAGCCAAAAGTAGGGTCCTCCAAGCCAGAGCAGTTCTTGAGGAAGGAGCGCTTAAACTGGCAGGCCTTCTTGTCTTCATCCTCATCGCCATCTTGGATGAAGTACTGCCCCGGGGGACAATCTACATTCATCTCCTCTTGAAGACTGTCATTGTAACCTAAGGTGAGCGTGTGGGTGGCAAAAGGGTACGTTAGACAGGTGCTACAGAGGAAGGCCACGTTTCCAGTAGTCCTCCTCCCTAGTTTCCTGTCTGCAGCTTGCTTGTACTCCTCTGAAAGCCCACTTGGCCTGGCCTAGGCTCTGTGACCCGGATCGGTGCCCAAGGCCCTCCATCAATCAGCCTCTCTCCTGGAAACCTTTTGGGCTCATCCCCCTTGGCCCACTTTGattgcttctccttccctctgcactTGGGAATATCTATCGCCGGGTCATGTGCTGGCCACTTTATAACTGCCattttcccttatttcttttcaGCTATGGCACATCGTAATCTTGGAGGGCTGCTCCTTCTACTCTTGGAAGAGGAATAGGCACGTAGCAGACAGATTTTGGAAGAGGGACTGAATCGTGTCACAGTGGGGCTTATATAAGGAAGTGAAGCTCTTGGGTGAAATCTCTTTAAGGTCAGTCTAGGACACATCTCCTGTGAGGTCCACAAGAGACACCTGATGCAAGAAAATGAGAAGTGTGTGctgtggggcaggaggaagggagaggaagagaaagagggagaaagagaagaaaaaccagcTTCTGGTCCTTTACAGAGGGAAGTTAGCACCGCAAAATAGAAGCTTAGATTGAGAGACAGAAACCAACGATAAGATGTAGGGTCTCCCCCAAGAAGGTGAGAAGGTGAGATCTTGTCTGTCGAGACCCGAGGCACTCAGAGTTCACGTCACATGTGTCCAAGGTATACACATCGGGAAAGAGAGTTGAAGAGGgctatctgggatccctgggtggcgcagcggtttggcgcctgcctttggcccagggcgcgatcctggagacccgggatcgaatcccacgtcgggctcccggtgcatggagcctgcttctccctctgcctgtgtctctgcctctctctctctctctctctctctctctgtgtgtgtgtgtgtgactgtcataaataaataaaaaaataaaaaaagaagggggcTATCTGTGAGCTCACTCTTTGGACTACCAGATAGATGCCATGGAACTGGGCTTTGGAAATTACTACATTATTTCCAATCTGGTGTTAAACGACGGAGTCCAGTTAGTCCTGTTAGGTCCAGCCCTCCTGCACTCATGTTCTTAGCCACTTAGTTTATCAGAGGAGATTGTGTACCTATACGATTTACCAGTGGTGAAACTCCAAATGTACTGCTGGGTCTGCATCTAGACAGGTTGTGACTCCAGTTTAATATTATTAAGAAGCAACTGGGAATTTTAAATCAATTCTGATTATggttaagtctttatttttccttcaacaaAGCTACATTTGATTCaaggttttgttttaatttttttttttttagcacaagaACTATGTTCAAATAATAAGTTTCTAAATAGAAGCTCTAATCACGTGCTCGTTGTTTCTCTTGAGGTagttccattaaaaataatgtgacaTGGGCATGACCCTTATTGCAAAATCCCAGTCCTCCTGGGAATGAAATTGATACTCTGGGATGCTATTTCAGAGATGTGTTCCTTTTAAATAGGGCATGCTATCTACACGTAGCAACTAAAAACCCACTGCTTTCCCTAATGTTTTCCATCTCTGTCATTAGGTCAGAATTGGTATTTCTCTAGCTTCTCAGACGGATTTCCTCCGCAGAGATTCTGGCAACATGCTTGTAATAGTTCACAAACagtttgaaagaaaagaagatattgTGCTGGCTATGATGCCCAAAACATTTTTTGAGCTCAAAAAGGAGCAACATGGACTCAGAAAGGACCCAGCTCCCCTCATTTCACAGGTTAGGAATCTGAAACTCAGACTTACCCAAAAGGACACTGAGCATAACTGATAATAAAGCTGAGTTTCTAACTCCTGGTCATAGGGCAGCAAGCAATTACAAAAAGCAGTGTATTTCTCAAGCTTTAAAGTTTATACAGATCACCTGTGGCTGTTGTTCAAGTGCCAGTCCTGATTCCACAGGCcttggggtggggcctgagagcCTGCCTTTTTAATAAACTCCCAGGGGATGCTGTTGCTGCAGATCCTGGACTACACTTCCAGTAGCAAGGGTGTCAAAACCACGGATGTGGGTTTAAACACTGGTTCGGCTGCTGGGAGACTTTTATCATGTTACTtcccctttctgagcctcagtcgCCTCGTTTGTAGAATAGAGatggtagatttttttaatgtaggctccacacccagtgtggagtccaatgcggggcttgaattcacaaccctagGATggagacctgaactgagatcagaggtcagacacttaatcgactgagccactcaggcgccctgatGGTGGATTTTTCTATGCATGAAAtgacaagggacgcctgggtggctcggtggttgaacgtttgccttcagctcagggcatgatcccggagtctcgggatcaagtctcgcattgggcttcctgcatggagcctgcttctccctctgcctatgtctctgcctctctctctgtgtctctcatgaataaataaaatctttttttaaaaagacaaaatttatgCATTTACATAGCGCTTCCCATCACATAAGagattgtttttctcttaattcAGTGCACATTCTACTGCCCCCTatgcccctcctccactcccccaccccccccaacgcCCCACCAATTCAGCCAGGAAGGGACAACCAAACCAATCCAACTGGCTTTTTTCCACAAATAATTGGTGCAGCAATGTTAATCCACTGGGGCTCCTCTCTGATAGCTGGATCGATACAGAGCCTGTGTGCTCCGTGTCAAACCTTAACCAAACTGCTCCCTGGTTTTCAGTCTGTGGAAGGGCTTCTCAAAAAACCACTCATTTGTCCTCAAGAGTGTGTCTGATGACCCTACAGAGATAGGCATCTTGCAAACATTTGTTATCAAAATATTGGAGTGACGGTCACCCAGAGATTCTTCCTCTAACTCCCTGCCGGGATGCTATTAAATCAAGACCCCTGTTCTCCTCCATCAAGATGGCCCATctctgagaaaggagaaaggaattcTCTTACCTTGAAAGAGTATAGGAAGCAGGAATCTTCCCATGCTGGAGAACACTCTTCTTTTCTCATCACTACCCACTCCCATGGAATGATCTTTTATAATTGATCATCATTGAGCCATCTGGATGTGCCCGGAACATAACTAGGTGCCCGCgaatgtttaagaaaaaacaagTTCTCTGCCCTGATGAACTAAGCATCTTAATGGAGAGTTGGCTTATGTGCTTTCAAGACAACATACGATCACAAGCTAGAACAGTTTTGATTGTGTATACAGGTGCTGAGAGGGATGCATAGTAGGGAAAGACCAGGATGGGCTGGGGTTAGTAAGAGTGGGATTTCTGGTGAACTGTGAATTTTGatccctcccaccccaacccgTGCACCCAACCCATCACCTTTCCAAAGAGATTTCCCCCACTCAGAAGCACTTACTTACCCTGGAGAAAGCCATTTAGACTAATGACATAATGCTGCCAAGTGTCAGGTTCAGAAACGTTGAAGTTGAAGTTAAGGCTATGGGCGAAGGGTCTAATCATAACTCCTGGCAATGAAAACAAGTCTTGGATATATTAACCCATTCTTGGGATAATTTTTTTGTATCGATTCCCATGAAATCACTACCCGCCCCAggcaatcaaaataaaaaggaccaTAATTTGCCAAATACCATTTTACTTTTACTCTTAATGATTGAATCCCTAAGTCATTACTGGGAAGAGCCAAAGTTAATTGAGGCTGAACATGCGGTGCAAGCAGATTTCTCTCCAGCAAATTTGGGCAGCACAGGGCACTTGGGCACTCACCAGGAGGCTTCACCCTCTCGGTGAAGGGCGGCATGTAAGGACTGATGGTCAGGAAGAGCGTGTACATGCAGAGGGTAATCACAGCGGCCAGGGAGGCATAGAAGAAGAAGTAAATGACTAAGATCAGGCCTGCAGAATAATCAGAGATGAGAGTGGTCAGCGCTTGCCGACAAGCTCTGCCTGCCTCCTCACTCGAACTCATGAACCAGAATCCACCCCAACAAATGAGacagcttttattttgtttttgttttttcacactCCCCAGATTCAGTATGTCCTTGCTTGTTCCAATTTCACCAATTTGGAATTCATGAGAATTTTCGTGTCGGAGGTCTGATTGCAGTGTGTACCTTTACAGCATCTCCGATGGAAGGGCTTGTGGAACAGATGATGGCCATGAGCAAGATTACCGGGGAGTGGAGTTGAACATACTGCAGAGGGCACATTGCTTGGGAGTCCTCATTAAAGCAGGTGCCCTGAAGAGTCCTAGCGGCTTGGCTCCAGTGATTATATGTGTTTGCAGGTGATGAAAACAGCATTTCTTTTTGCATAGCTTATAATTCAAACTTTTGATTAATTTCCGCTGGACTTGCCTCTACTCTAATCAAGGCAAAGTGAGTCCTCACCCTACTTATTTCAAGTCATATTCATCTTTAGCAAAAGTTTGAGTGGCTCATGCTTTCCATAAAGAACACatgacagggaaggaaggaggaagaaagtgtACTTCATTATTGGTGCTTGCTACCTGTGAGCTCTGCCTGTGAGCTTGGGCCAGTTCT contains the following coding sequences:
- the ATP1B4 gene encoding protein ATP1B4 isoform X2, coding for MRRQLRSRRAPASPYGYRYRLDDQDEVNQNYLADEEEEAEEEARVMVVPDLEEEEEEEEEEEEEEEEEIEEEEKEEEKGQGQPTGNAWWQKWQIVNEYLWDPEKRMSLARTGLILVIYFFFYASLAAVITLCMYTLFLTISPYMPPFTERVKPPGVMIRPFAHSLNFNFNVSEPDTWQHYVISLNGFLQGYNDSLQEEMNVDCPPGQYFIQDGDEDEDKKACQFKRSFLKNCSGLEDPTFGYSTGQPCILLKMNRIVGFRPELGDPVKVSCKVQRGDENDIRSINYYPESASFDLRYYPYYGKLTHVNYTSPLVAMHFTDVVKNQAVPVQCQLKGKGIINDVINDRFVGRVIFTLNIET
- the ATP1B4 gene encoding protein ATP1B4 isoform X1 translates to MRRQLRSRRAPASPYGYRYRLDDQDEVNQNYLADEEEEAEEEARVMVVPDLEEEEEEEEEEEEEEEEEIEEEEKEEEKGQGQPTGNAWWQKWQIVNEYLWDPEKRMSLARTGQSWSLILVIYFFFYASLAAVITLCMYTLFLTISPYMPPFTERVKPPGVMIRPFAHSLNFNFNVSEPDTWQHYVISLNGFLQGYNDSLQEEMNVDCPPGQYFIQDGDEDEDKKACQFKRSFLKNCSGLEDPTFGYSTGQPCILLKMNRIVGFRPELGDPVKVSCKVQRGDENDIRSINYYPESASFDLRYYPYYGKLTHVNYTSPLVAMHFTDVVKNQAVPVQCQLKGKGIINDVINDRFVGRVIFTLNIET